The genomic stretch GGAAAGGCATTTCTGACTCAAAAAAACCTACTCGCGTTAATTCCCGGCTCAGATACGCAATGCTAACTAAAGGAATTTTTGCACTCTTTTACATATTGACAAAATAAGTTTTTGCACTATTATACTCAGGAAGGACAATAGTTTGCTCTTTGGATGTCAGGGACTCTGAAGGTTTAGGACCTGAGTCCTGACAATATACTCAGTAAAGGGTTTAGACCTCGACTTTTAACAAAAAGGAGCCTTGGATGTCAAAATTTGTCAGATTAGGTTTGGGGTTTCTTTTAATTTTATTCTTATTTATCTCGGTGACGGCTGAAGAGCAGCATATGCAGGTAAGGGTTTATTTTTCCTCCAGGGCTGAATTACTCGCGATCAAGAAAATGAATTTAGATGTCGCCTATACTAAGCCCGGTCAGTATGTAGACATAGTCTCAAACTCAGAAGAAGTGAGCAGATTACAGCTTTTGGGTTTTAAAACGGAAGTCATCCATTCAGATTTGGAGAGATTTTATGAGGAACGTCTGGACCAGACTTTGAAGATGGGTGGCTATCATACTTATGATGAAACGGTTGCAGCTCTGGATTCTATACATAACGAGCACCCCACTATCACCACAGCCAAAATAAACATCGGTACAACTGTCCAGGGAAGAACCATCTGGGCAATGAAGATATCGGACAATCCCGGAACAGATGAAGATGAAGCGGAGGTCTATTACAGCGGTTTGATCCATGCCAGGGAGCCTATAACGATTGAGATTCTGCTTTACTTTATGAGATACCTTACCAATAATTACGGAACCGACAGTGTAGTAATGGATATAGTGGATAACCGGGAGCTCTGGTTTGTTCCCATAATCAACCCGGATGGGTATGTTTACAATCAAACTACCTATCCAAACGGCGGGGGGATGTGGAGAAAGAACAGAAGAAACAATGGCAATGGAACCTATGGAATAGACTTGAACCGCAATTTCGGTTATAAGTGGGGTTATGATAATATCGGCTCTTCGTCTGTCACTGGCTCCGAGACTTATCGCGGAACCGCTCCTTTTTCCGAGCCGGAAACTCAGGCGTTAAGGGATTTCATAAATGCACACGACTTTGTGACCGCCCTTAACTACCATTCTTATAGTAATCTCCTGATCTATCCCTGGGGCTATGAAGAACAATTTCCTGAGGATTTCTGGATCTACAAGGAGATAGGTGACAGCATCAGCGCCTACAACGGGTATATCTCTGCTCCAAGCTGGATAACTCTTTACAGCACTAATGGTGATGCTGACGATTGGGACTATGGTGACCAGACTGCAAGGAAAAAGATTATCTCCTATACGCCTGAGGTGGGTGACAACAGTGATGGTTTCTGGCCTCTCTCTTACAGGATTCTCCCTTTGTGCCAGGAGAACCTGGGTCCGAATCTTTACATCGCCGAAAAAGCCGGCGAGCTTTATAATCGTCCTTATCGTTTTTTCGAAACCCAGCCTAATTTCATAGATACCTCCTTAGTCTCCGGTGATAGCCTGGTTTTAGATCTGAGAGTCTACGGACACCAAATGACCGGATCTCTGAACTACTCGGTCATTGCCCGGGATAGCTTCGAATTTACCCCGGCAGAGGAATTCTTAAATAGCCAGCCTGCAGGCACGGCCGGGAAAAAAGTCCGCACCTCGGATGATTTACAATCTGCCATGAATTCACATCCTGTTGGTAACTGGCTGAGAGTTGAACCAGAAAACGGTTCAGTTTCTCCTGGAGGTTATTTTGATCATCAGGTGGTACTGGATGCTGAAGCTCTTCCGACTTCGTGTACTGGTATGACCCTTCATGGCGGGATCGTTTTTTACGTCACCGGCGATGTGGGTGAAGGGATTTATGACAGCATAATAGTTCCAGTTACTTTTATCTCAGGTCATTCTAAGCAGGTGTCTGCAATTACCACCAGCAAGGTAAGAAGCGATATTTCC from Candidatus Zixiibacteriota bacterium encodes the following:
- a CDS encoding dockerin type I domain-containing protein; its protein translation is MSKFVRLGLGFLLILFLFISVTAEEQHMQVRVYFSSRAELLAIKKMNLDVAYTKPGQYVDIVSNSEEVSRLQLLGFKTEVIHSDLERFYEERLDQTLKMGGYHTYDETVAALDSIHNEHPTITTAKINIGTTVQGRTIWAMKISDNPGTDEDEAEVYYSGLIHAREPITIEILLYFMRYLTNNYGTDSVVMDIVDNRELWFVPIINPDGYVYNQTTYPNGGGMWRKNRRNNGNGTYGIDLNRNFGYKWGYDNIGSSSVTGSETYRGTAPFSEPETQALRDFINAHDFVTALNYHSYSNLLIYPWGYEEQFPEDFWIYKEIGDSISAYNGYISAPSWITLYSTNGDADDWDYGDQTARKKIISYTPEVGDNSDGFWPLSYRILPLCQENLGPNLYIAEKAGELYNRPYRFFETQPNFIDTSLVSGDSLVLDLRVYGHQMTGSLNYSVIARDSFEFTPAEEFLNSQPAGTAGKKVRTSDDLQSAMNSHPVGNWLRVEPENGSVSPGGYFDHQVVLDAEALPTSCTGMTLHGGIVFYVTGDVGEGIYDSIIVPVTFISGHSKQVSAITTSKVRSDISNLTNISSINGYAWRYLDESYDYLYDGSLFLAYLKSSTDTIVYRDLFNTHSFGASSVLNIDSSDPRWQRGTFSTVDPGCNLKVRAEVLAPSHPDSSELMIHRFVAFNLTPDTVKNLYLGMVLDWDIPTSSYNSAGYDSTLNLLWQRNTGNQRYAGIAYLSDTTLYGAKAVKNSTHIYNTGDFETGDLYQVASSPGYLIEGSSTDLSSVLTAKKTDLAPGDSVKFDLALVSTKVSLDSLKASVRKAKAMITTYSHGDANGDKKVTISDVVYIVNYLFKGGPAPVPFLSGDANCDGNVNITDVIYLINYLFKGGPVPCA